One Nocardia iowensis DNA window includes the following coding sequences:
- a CDS encoding Abi-alpha family protein: MADDRTGQDITRAGSRAVERSSDVEQRQISNEARLIRGVFRAAGLAAGSVVRGGQWAVGTTFEVTKEITQAALDGESSADIAERTGNALRSIARSALGVTEGSVREIVSYVPTPNGPGPSGGAQQQALAVGSYLRSASTDELRRRGDALLARSADVYFTEDVHPAYDRILDELAPDEARILRFMAQNGPQPSVDVRTNRPLGIGSELVQGDLTSVPEQAGVRYPDRARPYLINLNRLGLTLISDDPVVLSRYMVLEVQPLVEAALKKAGRAPKIVRKSLRLTEFGEDFCRTCFTLGN, from the coding sequence GTGGCAGACGACAGGACCGGACAGGACATCACCCGAGCCGGTTCCCGCGCCGTAGAGCGCAGTTCGGATGTCGAACAGCGGCAGATCAGCAACGAGGCACGGTTGATTCGCGGGGTTTTCCGCGCGGCCGGACTCGCTGCGGGCAGCGTGGTGCGCGGCGGGCAGTGGGCGGTCGGCACCACGTTCGAGGTCACCAAGGAGATCACCCAGGCCGCGCTGGACGGTGAGTCCTCCGCCGATATCGCCGAGCGGACCGGAAATGCGTTGCGCTCCATAGCCCGTAGCGCACTCGGCGTCACCGAGGGCTCGGTCCGCGAGATCGTCAGCTACGTGCCGACGCCGAACGGTCCCGGTCCCAGCGGCGGCGCGCAACAACAGGCGCTTGCCGTCGGCTCCTATCTCCGCTCGGCCAGTACCGATGAGCTGCGCCGTCGCGGCGACGCGCTGCTCGCGCGATCCGCGGATGTCTACTTCACCGAGGACGTGCACCCGGCCTACGACCGCATCCTCGATGAATTGGCTCCCGACGAGGCGCGCATTCTGCGGTTCATGGCGCAGAACGGCCCGCAGCCGTCGGTCGATGTTCGCACCAACCGCCCCCTCGGCATCGGCTCCGAACTGGTGCAGGGCGATCTGACCTCGGTACCCGAGCAGGCCGGCGTCCGCTACCCGGATCGGGCGCGCCCCTACCTGATCAACCTCAACCGGCTCGGCCTGACGCTGATCTCCGACGACCCGGTGGTGCTGAGCCGATACATGGTGCTCGAGGTGCAGCCGTTGGTCGAGGCGGCGCTGAAGAAGGCGGGCCGGGCGCCGAAGATCGTGCGCAAGAGCCTGCGACTCACCGAGTTCGGCGAGGACTTCTGCCGCACCTGCTTCACGCTCGGAAACTAG
- a CDS encoding peptide chain release factor 3 — MTASPEGLPAEVSRRRTFAVISHPDAGKSTLTEALALHARMISEAGAIHGKAGRRSTVSDWMEMEKARGISVSSTALQFNYRAEGAEVDSVINLVDTPGHSDFSEDTYRVLTAVDAAVMLIDAAKGLEPQTLKLFQVCRHRGIPVITVINKWDRPGQAPLELLDEINERIGLTPTPLFLPVGIAGDFRGLLRRGADGAPLEYIHFTRTAGGATIAPEESLTPAQAEAREGEAWTTAVEESELLSATGQDHDQEMFLAGQTSPVIYASAMLNFGVRQLLEALVALAPPPGPRPDVHGGAREITEPFSAVVFKVQAGMDAAHRDRLAFMRIVSGEFERGMVVTHAQTGRPFATKYALTVFGRERNTVDTAYPGDVVGLVNATALAPGHTLFVDKKVEFPPIPSFAPEHFSVLRAESAGKYKQFRKAIDQLDSEGVVQVLRNDIRGDASPVLAAVGPMQFEVVTARMLTEFNVETRMEHLPYTLARRTDAASADELGRQRGVEVFTRSDGALLALFSDKWRLQYIEKEFPKLTLEPLVATAD, encoded by the coding sequence TTGACCGCCTCCCCTGAGGGACTGCCCGCCGAGGTTTCCCGACGGCGCACGTTCGCGGTGATCTCGCACCCCGATGCGGGCAAGTCGACGCTCACCGAGGCGCTCGCGCTGCACGCCAGGATGATCTCCGAGGCGGGCGCGATCCACGGTAAGGCCGGACGCCGCTCCACCGTCTCGGACTGGATGGAGATGGAGAAGGCGCGCGGCATCTCGGTCAGTTCGACCGCGCTGCAGTTCAATTACCGCGCCGAGGGCGCCGAGGTCGACAGCGTGATCAACCTCGTCGATACCCCCGGCCACTCCGATTTCTCCGAGGACACCTACCGGGTGCTCACCGCTGTCGATGCCGCGGTGATGCTGATCGACGCCGCGAAGGGCCTGGAGCCGCAGACGCTCAAGCTGTTCCAGGTGTGTCGCCACCGGGGCATCCCGGTGATCACCGTGATCAACAAGTGGGACCGGCCCGGCCAGGCGCCGCTGGAACTGCTCGACGAGATCAACGAACGGATCGGCCTCACGCCGACCCCGCTGTTCCTCCCGGTCGGCATCGCGGGCGATTTCCGCGGCCTGCTGCGCCGCGGCGCAGACGGCGCCCCGCTCGAATACATCCATTTCACCCGCACCGCCGGTGGCGCGACCATCGCACCGGAGGAGTCGCTGACCCCGGCGCAGGCCGAGGCGCGCGAGGGCGAGGCGTGGACGACCGCGGTCGAGGAAAGCGAGCTGCTCTCGGCCACCGGCCAGGACCACGATCAGGAAATGTTCCTCGCGGGGCAGACCTCGCCGGTCATCTACGCCTCGGCGATGCTGAACTTCGGGGTGCGGCAGCTGCTGGAGGCGCTGGTCGCGCTGGCGCCCCCGCCCGGCCCGCGGCCCGATGTGCACGGCGGTGCGCGCGAGATCACCGAGCCGTTCAGCGCGGTGGTATTCAAGGTGCAGGCGGGCATGGATGCCGCACACCGGGACCGGCTGGCCTTCATGCGGATCGTCTCGGGCGAGTTCGAGCGCGGCATGGTGGTCACGCACGCGCAGACCGGCCGCCCGTTCGCGACGAAGTACGCGCTGACCGTGTTCGGCCGGGAACGCAACACCGTCGACACGGCCTACCCCGGCGACGTGGTGGGCCTGGTGAACGCGACGGCGCTGGCGCCGGGTCACACGCTGTTCGTGGACAAGAAGGTGGAGTTCCCGCCGATCCCGTCCTTCGCGCCGGAGCATTTTTCGGTGCTGCGAGCGGAGAGCGCGGGCAAGTACAAGCAGTTCCGCAAGGCCATCGACCAACTCGACTCCGAAGGCGTTGTGCAGGTGCTGCGCAATGACATTCGCGGCGACGCATCACCCGTGCTCGCGGCCGTCGGCCCCATGCAGTTCGAGGTGGTCACCGCGCGCATGCTGACCGAGTTCAATGTCGAGACCAGGATGGAGCACCTGCCCTACACGCTGGCCAGGCGCACCGATGCCGCGTCGGCCGACGAACTCGGTAGGCAGCGCGGAGTCGAAGTGTTCACCCGCAGCGACGGCGCGCTGCTCGCACTGTTCAGCGACAAGTGGCGGCTGCAGTACATCGAGAAGGAATTCCCGAAGCTGACCCTGGAGCCCTTGGTCGCGACCGCGGACTGA
- a CDS encoding nuclear transport factor 2 family protein, translating into MDQGTGGQGRGDPSAGGGGQERRLDDVTAISRLKFRYLRSLDTKSWDDFADTMIPEATATYSEYLQFESRDAFLAFMRNTLGPHVITEHRCDHPEIDVDGDSATGTWYLADTVLIPGHNMLLRGAAFYSDEYVRCDDGRWRISHTGYERTYEVVLSLSDLPSLRLTSSRWGLISREDGIISSVERNPGTPPGRREPEAG; encoded by the coding sequence ATGGATCAGGGAACCGGCGGGCAGGGCCGCGGCGACCCGAGTGCGGGTGGTGGCGGGCAGGAGCGGAGACTCGATGATGTCACCGCCATCAGCAGACTGAAGTTCAGATACTTACGCAGCCTCGACACGAAATCCTGGGATGACTTCGCGGACACCATGATTCCCGAGGCGACTGCAACCTACAGCGAATACCTGCAGTTCGAATCGCGCGACGCGTTCCTCGCGTTCATGCGCAACACGCTCGGCCCGCACGTCATCACCGAGCACCGCTGCGACCACCCCGAGATCGACGTCGACGGTGACTCCGCGACCGGCACCTGGTACCTCGCCGACACCGTGCTCATTCCCGGCCACAACATGCTGCTGCGCGGCGCGGCCTTCTATTCGGACGAATATGTGCGCTGCGACGATGGCCGCTGGCGCATTTCGCACACCGGCTACGAACGCACCTACGAAGTGGTGCTCTCGCTCAGCGACCTGCCGAGCCTGCGCCTGACCTCCAGCCGCTGGGGCCTCATCTCCAGAGAAGACGGCATCATCTCCTCCGTCGAACGCAACCCCGGGACCCCGCCGGGACGGCGCGAACCGGAAGCGGGCTGA